Proteins from a genomic interval of Staphylococcus debuckii:
- a CDS encoding Bax inhibitor-1 family protein — protein MAQHSNTMTRSHAYAKVWLYFMYFWIIFGIGTYFGQYLPLEWRRPLSIGLTVLILISLFINRSRRFGFIISNIYAIAIGLLAYASFATYLQNLGADLFYKNIALAVGAFIAFGIVGYFFIQDASSIGKYLFVVLVALIIASLIGFFIHNPIFYTVINVIAVGLFLLYTLYDFNRLKRGQFEPSEMGFNLFVNLLNIIINILSLANRFRD, from the coding sequence ATGGCACAACACTCAAACACCATGACAAGATCTCATGCATATGCAAAAGTATGGTTGTATTTTATGTATTTCTGGATAATATTCGGTATCGGCACTTATTTCGGCCAATACCTCCCTTTAGAATGGCGCAGACCGCTTTCAATCGGCTTAACGGTTTTAATCTTAATTTCACTTTTTATTAATCGTTCACGTAGATTCGGCTTTATTATAAGCAATATCTACGCAATTGCTATTGGATTATTGGCTTACGCTTCTTTTGCAACTTATTTACAAAACTTGGGTGCTGACCTGTTTTATAAAAATATTGCATTAGCAGTCGGAGCATTTATTGCTTTCGGAATTGTAGGTTATTTCTTTATTCAAGACGCTTCGAGTATTGGCAAATACTTATTTGTTGTATTAGTGGCTTTAATTATTGCTTCATTAATCGGTTTCTTTATTCATAATCCGATTTTTTATACCGTGATCAATGTGATAGCTGTAGGTTTATTTTTACTCTACACGCTTTATGACTTTAACCGTTTGAAAAGAGGACAATTCGAGCCAAGCGAGATGGGATTTAACTTATTTGTGAACTTATTAAATATCATCATCAATATATTAAGTCTCGCAAACCGTTTTAGAGACTAA
- a CDS encoding CHAP domain-containing protein, with protein sequence MKKLAVTFSVATGAALALTHQDADASTQHTVQSGESLWSIADQYGVSVDSIKQDNNLSNNMLFPGQVITVNGSSQQGTNTNTNVGSTNQGGATHNVQAGESLGIIAAQYGTSAEAIMQANGLNGYLIHPGQSLTIPNAAGGQGGGQGGTPTAVENGNSPTFNHQNLYDWGQCTWHVFNRRAETGQPISTYWYNAENWASNSQADGYTVNSQPTPGSILQSYEGPVGHVAYVEQVNGDGSILVSEMNYATPPGVVGYRTIPASMVSSYNYIH encoded by the coding sequence TTGAAAAAGTTAGCAGTTACATTTTCAGTTGCAACAGGTGCTGCATTAGCATTAACTCACCAAGATGCAGACGCTTCGACTCAACATACTGTACAATCCGGTGAATCTCTTTGGTCCATTGCCGATCAATATGGTGTCTCTGTAGACAGTATCAAACAAGATAATAACTTGAGCAACAACATGTTATTCCCTGGACAAGTTATTACTGTAAATGGAAGCAGCCAACAAGGCACAAATACTAACACGAATGTGGGTTCAACTAACCAAGGCGGTGCTACACATAACGTTCAAGCTGGAGAATCACTCGGTATTATTGCTGCACAATACGGTACTTCTGCTGAAGCAATCATGCAAGCTAATGGATTGAACGGTTATCTGATCCATCCAGGACAATCCCTTACAATTCCTAATGCTGCTGGTGGTCAAGGTGGCGGACAAGGCGGTACACCAACTGCTGTAGAAAATGGGAATTCTCCAACTTTCAATCACCAAAACTTATACGATTGGGGTCAATGTACATGGCATGTCTTTAATCGTCGTGCCGAAACTGGACAACCTATCAGTACTTATTGGTACAATGCAGAGAACTGGGCTTCTAATTCTCAAGCAGACGGCTACACTGTTAATAGCCAACCGACACCAGGTTCAATTTTACAATCATATGAAGGTCCAGTAGGCCATGTAGCTTATGTGGAACAAGTTAATGGCGACGGCAGTATCTTAGTTTCTGAAATGAACTATGCTACTCCTCCAGGTGTTGTCGGCTATCGTACAATTCCTGCATCAATGGTTTCTAGCTATAACTATATTCATTAA
- a CDS encoding inorganic phosphate transporter produces the protein MDYVLIITVAIVIFSLIFDFINGFHDTANAVATAVSTRALTPRRAILLAAVMNFIGALTFTGVAGTITKDIVDPFKLQNGLVVVLAAIFAAIFWNLLTWFFGIPSSSSHALIGAIAGAAVASQGSFTVLHFQGFTKIIIVLIVSPLVAFCVGFIMYSIIKVFFKNANLTKTNRNFRIFQIFTAALQSFSHGTNDAQKSMGIITLALIVANLQDGSNVEPALWVKMACATAMGLGTAIGGWKIIKTVGGNIMKIRPANGAAADLSSALTIFVASSLHFPLSTTHVVSSSILGVGASNRAKGVKWSTAQRMIVTWVITLPISAIVAAIVYWIMHIFI, from the coding sequence ATGGACTATGTTTTAATTATCACTGTAGCTATCGTCATTTTTTCATTGATATTTGACTTTATTAATGGTTTCCATGATACAGCCAATGCGGTAGCCACTGCAGTGTCAACTAGAGCGCTGACTCCTCGTCGCGCAATTTTACTCGCCGCCGTTATGAACTTTATCGGTGCGTTAACATTTACAGGTGTAGCTGGAACAATTACTAAAGACATCGTAGATCCATTTAAATTACAAAATGGACTTGTTGTTGTACTTGCAGCCATTTTCGCTGCCATTTTTTGGAACTTATTAACTTGGTTTTTCGGTATTCCAAGTTCATCATCACATGCATTGATTGGTGCAATCGCAGGGGCGGCTGTCGCTTCTCAAGGATCATTTACAGTATTGCACTTCCAAGGTTTCACTAAAATCATTATCGTATTGATTGTGTCACCTTTAGTTGCATTTTGTGTTGGTTTTATTATGTATTCAATTATTAAAGTGTTCTTTAAAAATGCTAATTTAACGAAAACAAATCGCAACTTTAGAATATTCCAGATTTTTACAGCGGCATTGCAATCATTCTCACATGGTACCAACGATGCTCAGAAATCTATGGGTATTATCACATTAGCTTTAATCGTAGCTAATTTACAAGATGGTAGTAACGTAGAACCAGCATTATGGGTTAAAATGGCCTGTGCAACTGCTATGGGTCTTGGTACTGCAATTGGTGGTTGGAAAATTATTAAAACAGTCGGCGGCAACATCATGAAAATTCGTCCGGCTAACGGTGCAGCTGCTGACTTATCATCAGCTTTAACAATCTTTGTAGCATCATCATTACATTTCCCATTATCTACAACACACGTTGTATCTTCATCAATTCTTGGTGTAGGTGCTTCTAACCGTGCTAAAGGTGTTAAATGGAGTACTGCACAACGTATGATTGTAACTTGGGTAATTACTTTACCGATTTCTGCCATTGTCGCAGCGATTGTGTATTGGATTATGCACATCTTTATATAG
- a CDS encoding DUF47 domain-containing protein encodes MFNKKKDKFMVKLEEMVFNLDRAAIEFGKMDFNTHLDLKAYSDNIKTYESHGDELMHQVISDLNQTFITPIEREDILSLCNAIDDVLDAMEETSAMFEMYSIEYSDEYMAEFVENIQKAVAEMKLAIGLLVEKKLSHMRIHSINIKEFETNCDGILRQSIKHIFNSETDPITLIKIKDIYEGLEDVADKCQAVANNFETIIMKNS; translated from the coding sequence ATGTTTAATAAGAAAAAGGATAAGTTTATGGTTAAGTTAGAGGAAATGGTGTTCAATCTAGACCGTGCTGCTATTGAGTTCGGAAAAATGGACTTCAATACTCACCTAGATTTAAAAGCTTATTCTGATAACATTAAAACTTATGAATCGCATGGTGATGAATTGATGCACCAAGTGATTTCAGATTTAAACCAAACTTTTATTACCCCAATCGAACGTGAAGATATTCTATCTTTATGTAACGCTATCGATGACGTGTTAGATGCCATGGAGGAAACATCAGCAATGTTTGAAATGTATTCGATTGAGTATTCAGATGAGTATATGGCTGAATTTGTAGAAAACATTCAAAAAGCTGTAGCTGAAATGAAATTAGCAATTGGTTTATTAGTAGAAAAGAAACTTTCGCACATGCGTATTCATTCTATCAATATTAAAGAATTTGAAACAAACTGTGATGGTATTTTAAGACAATCTATTAAACATATCTTCAACAGCGAAACAGATCCAATTACATTAATTAAAATTAAAGATATATATGAAGGTCTAGAAGATGTTGCAGATAAGTGCCAAGCTGTAGCAAACAATTTCGAAACAATTATCATGAAAAATAGCTAA
- a CDS encoding FtsX-like permease family protein has translation MTFRHIVLKNLKQNLRHYGLYLFSLIISIALYFSFVTLKYAKSINNEDSAKIIREGANVGSIFLFIIIVIFLMYVNQLFIKQRVNELGLYQLIGLTRSNIVRMLMLEQVVIFLMTGIVGIIGGFLGSRLLLLIVLKLMHIQESIHLTFSLKALIATVLMLILAYALIILQNALFIKRRSILMLIRTRQTTDVKENKITKAETIFGIIGVLMIATGYYCALNVKLYVIPVIPFLILFLTVLGAYFFFRSTVSLFFKVLKKRKNGNIDINDVIFTSSIMHRMKKNALSLTIIAVISAITVTVLCFSAITLKSEHVQINLSSPYDATIQKKQDAERYHNLLEQHNIQYHENYKQLLALFNVENNLYNGNLGNMMGLQVTSEQYVEGAHITKGKGELIQPYGTGLTLGDINDHSYVQFKNKDKQPLLRVKVRLSDLNIKFSQETLRGGKLLILNHEDYQLVKNKAAYDKDDLVSQYGFTFKEKHQEAEATQLLHQINPDYMTKKEIADDFRSFSSVFLFVSSFLGIAFLIAAGCIIYIKQMDETEDEMENFKILRKLGFTQDDMKRGLILKVIFNFGLPLIVGLLHAYFAACAFLKLMGSSDHTPIFLVMIIYTIIYACFAIIAYAHMKRAIRHSI, from the coding sequence ATGACATTTAGACATATCGTATTAAAGAATTTAAAGCAAAACTTAAGACATTATGGCTTATATTTATTTTCCTTAATTATTAGTATTGCATTGTATTTCAGCTTTGTAACTTTAAAATATGCAAAGAGTATTAATAACGAAGACTCAGCTAAAATTATACGCGAAGGTGCGAATGTCGGAAGCATATTCCTTTTCATCATCATCGTGATTTTCCTGATGTATGTAAACCAACTTTTTATTAAACAGCGGGTCAATGAGTTGGGACTTTACCAATTAATCGGTTTAACGAGATCGAATATTGTCCGTATGTTGATGTTGGAACAAGTTGTGATTTTCTTAATGACTGGCATTGTAGGAATTATAGGCGGGTTTCTCGGATCGCGTCTGTTATTGTTAATCGTATTGAAGCTCATGCACATACAAGAAAGCATCCATCTGACATTTAGTTTGAAAGCATTAATTGCTACAGTTTTAATGCTGATACTTGCTTATGCTTTAATTATTCTGCAAAATGCTCTTTTCATTAAGAGACGTTCTATTTTAATGTTGATACGAACACGTCAAACTACTGACGTTAAAGAGAATAAAATAACTAAAGCAGAAACTATCTTTGGAATTATCGGCGTGTTAATGATTGCCACAGGTTACTACTGTGCTTTGAATGTTAAGTTATACGTAATTCCTGTAATACCGTTTTTAATTCTCTTTTTAACGGTACTAGGCGCTTATTTCTTCTTCCGCAGCACCGTATCTTTATTTTTTAAGGTATTGAAAAAGCGAAAAAATGGAAACATCGATATTAATGATGTCATCTTCACTTCTTCAATTATGCATCGCATGAAAAAGAATGCTTTGTCATTAACGATTATTGCGGTAATTTCAGCGATTACTGTAACTGTATTATGTTTCAGTGCAATCACTTTGAAAAGTGAACATGTACAAATCAATTTATCATCACCATACGATGCTACGATTCAGAAAAAGCAAGATGCGGAACGCTATCACAATTTATTAGAACAACATAACATTCAATATCATGAAAATTATAAACAGTTGTTAGCTCTATTTAATGTGGAGAATAATTTATATAATGGAAATTTAGGAAATATGATGGGTCTTCAAGTTACAAGTGAGCAATATGTTGAAGGTGCCCATATTACTAAAGGTAAAGGAGAGTTAATACAACCTTATGGTACAGGTCTAACATTAGGCGATATTAATGATCATTCATATGTACAATTTAAAAATAAAGACAAACAACCTTTGTTGCGAGTAAAAGTAAGACTTTCGGATTTGAATATTAAATTTAGCCAAGAAACACTTAGAGGCGGAAAGTTATTAATTCTGAATCATGAAGATTACCAGTTGGTTAAGAATAAAGCAGCTTATGATAAAGATGATTTAGTGAGCCAATATGGGTTTACCTTTAAAGAGAAACACCAAGAAGCTGAAGCGACTCAATTGTTGCATCAAATCAATCCTGACTATATGACAAAAAAAGAAATTGCTGATGATTTTAGAAGTTTCAGCAGCGTATTCTTGTTTGTTTCGAGTTTCTTAGGGATTGCTTTCTTAATTGCTGCAGGTTGTATTATTTACATTAAACAAATGGATGAAACAGAAGATGAGATGGAAAACTTTAAGATTCTGCGTAAACTAGGATTTACACAAGATGATATGAAGCGAGGATTGATTTTAAAGGTTATCTTTAATTTCGGTTTACCTTTAATTGTCGGGTTATTACATGCTTATTTCGCAGCCTGTGCCTTTTTGAAATTAATGGGATCTAGTGATCATACACCTATATTTTTAGTGATGATTATCTATACTATTATCTATGCATGCTTTGCAATTATTGCCTACGCGCATATGAAACGTGCAATTAGACATTCTATTTAA
- a CDS encoding ABC transporter ATP-binding protein has product MAILTVSNLTKVFGNKHVAQEVLKGLSFKVEKGEFISIMGPSGSGKTTLLNMLSSIDYVTQGSVELNGHQLQDLTNKQLSEVRKREIGFIFQDYNLLNTLTVKENIMLPLSIQNLEKNEAEKYFEEVTEALGISELADKYPSEISGGQKQRVSAARAFITRPSIIFADEPTGALDSKSAQDLLRRLKAMNERFESTILMVTHDPAAASYSNRIIMLKDGQIYSELYQGEQDKQAFYKEVIQAQSVLGGVEYDI; this is encoded by the coding sequence ATGGCAATTCTTACAGTATCTAATCTCACCAAAGTATTTGGAAATAAACACGTCGCTCAAGAAGTGCTGAAGGGCTTGTCTTTCAAAGTTGAGAAAGGTGAATTCATTTCTATCATGGGACCCTCTGGTTCAGGAAAGACGACATTGTTGAACATGTTAAGTTCCATTGATTATGTCACACAAGGGTCAGTAGAATTGAACGGTCATCAACTGCAAGATTTGACGAATAAACAACTTTCTGAAGTACGTAAGCGCGAAATCGGCTTTATTTTTCAGGACTATAATTTGTTGAATACATTGACAGTGAAAGAAAACATTATGTTGCCGTTGTCGATACAAAATTTGGAGAAAAATGAAGCGGAAAAATATTTTGAAGAAGTCACTGAGGCTTTAGGTATTTCAGAACTGGCAGATAAATATCCATCTGAAATTTCAGGAGGTCAGAAACAACGTGTATCAGCTGCGCGAGCTTTTATTACGCGGCCTTCCATCATCTTTGCAGATGAACCTACAGGCGCCTTAGATTCTAAAAGTGCGCAAGATTTATTGAGACGTTTGAAGGCGATGAATGAACGTTTTGAGTCTACTATTCTAATGGTAACGCATGATCCCGCTGCGGCGAGTTATTCTAATCGTATTATTATGTTGAAAGATGGTCAGATTTATTCAGAACTCTACCAAGGCGAGCAAGACAAACAAGCCTTTTATAAAGAAGTCATTCAAGCACAAAGCGTCTTGGGCGGTGTAGAGTATGACATTTAG
- a CDS encoding sensor histidine kinase, producing the protein MTWFKRVKDFLETRMNWILLLLVLQVVLLIFGYLDPDLSVGAVGYVALFNLMIIVVFLFFAYLRETAFLKKLSEMREVEELKHKEAANSPMEREVLSYLYAQITRQKKIVSKQAVTLKEQEQSLTHFVHEMKTPLTAMKLLVEKEPDKEKRNELLFEWSRMNSMLDNQLYLVRLDSKGRDAYFEKISLKRMIIEEVQLTRHISQQKGIGFDMDFEEDYEVLSDRKWCKMLLRQLITNAVKYSPEGEDISIRAFSQSNHIHLEVCDKGRGIPAKDLPRVFDRGFTSTGHRSETTSSGIGLYLVDQIKHNLGIKVEIESVVDEGTKIHLTFPKQNEIVARKAEVTNLSF; encoded by the coding sequence ATGACGTGGTTTAAACGTGTGAAGGACTTCCTAGAGACCCGCATGAATTGGATACTGCTGCTCTTAGTATTACAAGTTGTTTTATTGATTTTTGGTTACTTAGACCCAGATTTGTCTGTGGGTGCAGTCGGTTATGTAGCGTTATTTAATTTGATGATTATTGTGGTTTTTCTCTTTTTTGCTTATTTACGTGAAACTGCTTTTTTGAAAAAGTTATCGGAAATGCGCGAAGTCGAAGAGTTGAAACATAAAGAAGCGGCAAATTCTCCAATGGAAAGAGAAGTTTTAAGTTACTTGTATGCACAAATAACGCGTCAAAAGAAAATCGTTTCGAAGCAAGCTGTTACTTTAAAAGAACAAGAACAGAGTTTGACTCACTTTGTACATGAAATGAAGACGCCTTTAACCGCAATGAAGCTGCTCGTAGAAAAAGAACCGGATAAAGAGAAACGAAATGAATTGTTATTTGAATGGTCTCGCATGAATTCTATGCTGGATAATCAACTGTATCTAGTGAGATTAGATTCAAAAGGACGAGATGCTTATTTTGAAAAAATTTCTTTAAAACGAATGATAATAGAAGAAGTCCAACTTACCCGCCACATCAGTCAACAAAAGGGGATCGGTTTCGATATGGATTTTGAGGAAGATTATGAAGTTTTATCTGACAGGAAATGGTGCAAGATGCTATTACGTCAACTTATTACTAATGCAGTAAAATATAGTCCTGAAGGCGAAGATATTAGTATCAGAGCCTTTTCTCAAAGCAACCATATCCATCTTGAGGTTTGTGATAAAGGCAGAGGAATACCCGCTAAAGATTTGCCGCGGGTTTTTGATCGGGGCTTTACGTCTACTGGCCATCGAAGCGAAACCACTTCTTCAGGCATTGGACTTTACCTGGTGGACCAAATCAAACACAATCTAGGGATAAAAGTGGAGATTGAATCAGTGGTTGATGAGGGGACAAAAATACATTTAACTTTTCCTAAACAAAATGAAATCGTGGCCCGGAAAGCCGAAGTGACAAATTTGTCATTTTAA
- a CDS encoding GNAT family N-acetyltransferase, translating to MEHSIREISINDADDYIKLIKDIYDESDYMLYSPGEYVPSLSSVLKNLEHFITSPSNTIYVAEIDGMLIGFAIVSSRKYERTQHETRVRIGIREHYRNKGVGHSLLNAVDAWALNHGIRRLEALVVPQNDHAVELFKSANYQVEGEMRDKLKIDNQYYNEYVMAKLLR from the coding sequence ATGGAACATTCAATTAGAGAAATAAGTATTAATGATGCAGATGACTATATCAAATTGATTAAAGATATCTATGATGAGTCTGATTATATGTTGTATAGTCCTGGTGAATATGTCCCATCTCTATCAAGTGTCTTAAAAAATCTTGAGCATTTTATCACTTCTCCATCTAATACTATTTACGTCGCAGAAATTGATGGTATGCTAATTGGGTTCGCAATCGTTTCCTCACGCAAATACGAACGCACACAGCACGAAACACGCGTGCGTATCGGAATCCGTGAACATTACCGCAACAAAGGCGTCGGACACTCATTGTTGAATGCCGTTGATGCTTGGGCTTTAAATCACGGTATCAGACGACTAGAAGCATTGGTGGTTCCTCAGAACGATCATGCAGTAGAACTGTTCAAATCAGCGAACTATCAAGTTGAAGGCGAAATGCGCGATAAACTTAAAATCGACAATCAATATTATAACGAATATGTAATGGCGAAATTATTACGTTAA
- a CDS encoding alpha/beta hydrolase, producing the protein MSKRKKRWLVWSTIIVIVLCIAAGISIKKYFDYRHTQDMKEKVQLNNRNVKIFNNITYGKTFPKSQLDIITPAELDKDVKLPVIFWMHGGGFIAGDKQYKNPLLSKIAEQGYIVVNVNYALAPEYKYPTPLMQMDQAVSFIKKNRHELPIDFDQVVFGGDSAGAQLSSQYTAIQTDKSLRSSMDFKQQFKPKDIRAAIFFGGFYNMNTVKKTEFPRIQLFMRSYTGTSHWESEFKNLSEMSTVEHVTRQYPPTFLSVGDADPFASQNVEFADVLKQHDIPTDTFFFDGTHHLHHQYQFHLDKPESKENLAAVQHFLSRNTSSTNIKKQNEQFEPIQLNPF; encoded by the coding sequence ATGAGCAAGCGCAAAAAACGCTGGCTTGTATGGAGTACAATCATAGTTATCGTTCTTTGTATTGCAGCGGGCATCAGTATAAAAAAATACTTTGATTATCGTCATACACAAGACATGAAAGAAAAAGTACAATTGAATAACCGAAATGTAAAAATCTTTAATAATATTACATACGGTAAGACTTTTCCCAAGAGTCAATTAGATATTATTACACCTGCAGAGTTAGATAAGGATGTTAAATTACCAGTTATATTTTGGATGCATGGTGGCGGGTTCATTGCTGGAGATAAGCAGTATAAGAATCCATTGTTATCTAAAATTGCAGAACAAGGTTATATTGTAGTGAACGTCAATTATGCGCTCGCACCAGAGTACAAATATCCGACACCTTTAATGCAAATGGACCAAGCTGTTTCTTTCATTAAAAAGAACAGACATGAATTGCCGATTGATTTTGATCAAGTTGTATTTGGCGGCGATTCAGCTGGTGCCCAGCTTTCCAGTCAATATACAGCAATACAGACGGATAAGTCGCTGCGTAGTTCAATGGATTTTAAACAACAATTTAAACCCAAAGATATTCGGGCAGCCATTTTCTTCGGAGGCTTTTACAATATGAATACGGTTAAAAAAACTGAGTTTCCGCGTATCCAATTATTTATGCGCAGTTACACAGGCACGTCACATTGGGAATCAGAATTTAAGAACTTATCTGAGATGTCTACAGTTGAGCATGTTACTAGACAATATCCGCCAACGTTCTTATCTGTAGGCGATGCGGATCCATTTGCCAGTCAAAACGTTGAATTCGCTGATGTTTTAAAACAACACGATATACCGACCGACACTTTCTTCTTTGATGGAACACATCATCTGCATCACCAATATCAATTCCATTTAGATAAACCAGAATCTAAGGAAAATTTAGCAGCTGTACAACATTTCCTAAGTCGTAACACGAGCTCAACAAATATTAAGAAACAAAATGAGCAATTTGAGCCGATTCAATTAAATCCATTCTAA
- a CDS encoding FecCD family ABC transporter permease: protein MIEPKLRMKQLIALVITIVMLFAACVWSVTSGEYHMSVSTFFKTLFGQGEYTDSLILLDFRLPRMLITILAGAALSMSGAMMQSVTNNPLAEPGILGINAGSGFLIALFLVIGHVNADNFVYVLPILSIIGGILTATIIFYFSYTKEKGITPASMVLVGVGLSAALSGGSLTVMSKFDRDQSEFMATWLAGNIWGDDWSFVIALIPWLIVIIPFLFTKANILNILNTNAQIAQGLGINVRCERIVILFTAVALSSAAVAVSGAISFIGLMGPHIAKTIVGPRHQLFMPLAIFIGAFLLVFSDTLGQAILQPSGIPAGIVVALIGAPYFLYLMYRTKSF from the coding sequence ATGATTGAACCGAAATTACGAATGAAACAACTCATTGCATTGGTTATCACGATTGTCATGTTGTTTGCTGCATGTGTATGGAGTGTGACTTCCGGTGAATACCATATGTCAGTCAGTACGTTTTTCAAAACATTATTTGGTCAAGGTGAGTATACAGATAGTCTGATTTTGTTAGATTTCAGATTACCGCGGATGCTGATAACTATTTTAGCAGGAGCAGCATTAAGTATGAGTGGTGCAATGATGCAAAGTGTGACGAATAATCCGCTTGCTGAACCAGGGATATTAGGGATTAATGCCGGAAGCGGCTTTTTAATTGCATTATTTTTAGTAATTGGCCATGTCAACGCAGATAACTTTGTTTACGTATTGCCGATATTAAGTATTATTGGCGGTATCTTGACGGCTACAATTATTTTTTACTTCAGTTATACTAAAGAAAAAGGGATTACACCTGCTAGTATGGTATTAGTAGGGGTCGGACTTTCTGCCGCGCTATCTGGCGGTTCATTAACAGTAATGTCTAAGTTTGACCGCGATCAATCAGAATTCATGGCTACTTGGCTTGCTGGAAATATTTGGGGAGACGATTGGAGCTTTGTGATTGCTCTGATACCATGGCTGATTGTGATTATTCCATTTTTATTCACTAAAGCGAACATCTTGAATATCTTAAATACTAATGCGCAAATTGCCCAAGGTTTAGGAATTAATGTGCGATGCGAACGTATAGTTATACTGTTTACCGCTGTAGCGTTATCTTCTGCAGCCGTGGCAGTAAGCGGCGCTATAAGCTTCATTGGTTTGATGGGACCGCATATAGCTAAAACAATTGTCGGGCCTAGACACCAATTATTTATGCCACTTGCTATTTTCATCGGCGCTTTTCTATTGGTCTTCTCCGATACTTTAGGACAAGCGATTCTGCAACCATCCGGAATCCCGGCAGGAATCGTCGTAGCCTTGATTGGTGCGCCTTATTTCTTATACTTGATGTATCGTACAAAAAGTTTTTAA
- a CDS encoding FecCD family ABC transporter permease: MTQKQKKQKQINFTSAFILSCLLLFIMLLISILYGDARIHLSTIYQAVFHYNPAIEQHNIISEIRIPRDLGAVLVGMALAVAGAVVQGVTKNGLADPSLIGLNAGASFMLTVTYAFYPSASFGILMIAGFVGSILGGTIVLMMGRSRQDGFNPIRIILAGAAVSAFLTALSQGIALLFKLNQDINFWSMGGVSGTTWIQLKWSAPIIIVTVILIVLLSKQLTILNLGESLATGLGQNVKWIRTISLILTMLLAGIAVAMVGQIAFVGLIVPHIVRFLIGTDYAKVIPLTAVLGGFLVLLADTVARMLGDAPVGAIVSFIGVPYFIYLIRKGGRTI; this comes from the coding sequence ATGACTCAAAAGCAGAAAAAACAAAAACAAATTAATTTCACATCTGCATTTATTTTATCTTGTCTCTTACTTTTCATTATGTTGTTGATATCTATTTTATATGGTGATGCAAGAATTCACTTATCGACAATCTATCAAGCTGTCTTCCATTATAATCCAGCAATTGAACAACATAATATTATAAGTGAAATCCGGATACCGCGCGATTTAGGCGCGGTATTAGTCGGTATGGCATTAGCAGTTGCAGGTGCTGTAGTGCAAGGTGTAACAAAAAACGGCTTAGCCGACCCTAGTTTAATTGGATTAAATGCAGGGGCAAGCTTTATGTTGACTGTTACTTATGCTTTCTATCCAAGTGCGAGTTTCGGCATCTTAATGATCGCTGGTTTCGTCGGTTCTATTTTAGGCGGAACTATTGTACTGATGATGGGCCGTTCACGCCAAGATGGTTTCAATCCGATTCGTATCATTTTAGCAGGGGCCGCAGTAAGTGCTTTCTTAACTGCACTGAGTCAAGGAATCGCACTGTTATTTAAACTCAATCAAGATATTAACTTTTGGAGTATGGGCGGTGTTTCTGGTACAACTTGGATTCAGTTAAAATGGAGCGCGCCTATTATCATTGTGACAGTTATTTTAATTGTTCTTTTAAGCAAACAGCTGACGATTCTCAATCTAGGAGAAAGTTTAGCCACAGGTTTAGGACAGAATGTCAAATGGATTCGTACCATCAGCTTAATATTGACGATGCTCTTAGCCGGTATTGCTGTGGCAATGGTTGGTCAAATTGCCTTTGTCGGGCTCATTGTACCGCATATTGTACGTTTCTTGATTGGCACAGACTATGCAAAAGTCATTCCTTTAACAGCTGTGCTCGGCGGTTTCTTAGTGTTACTAGCTGATACAGTTGCTCGCATGTTAGGTGATGCTCCAGTCGGCGCGATTGTATCGTTTATCGGCGTGCCTTACTTTATCTATTTAATTAGAAAAGGAGGTCGTACAATATGA